In Dermacentor albipictus isolate Rhodes 1998 colony unplaced genomic scaffold, USDA_Dalb.pri_finalv2 scaffold_226, whole genome shotgun sequence, a genomic segment contains:
- the LOC139053807 gene encoding piggyBac transposable element-derived protein 3-like — translation MASIPTKTFYSTRPRLSLSKAEAILEAIASQDNSDLDLSDDELNETSIQAPQPDVSSSDDSDEQDSDSEPSTSMGKFPPWRHAPFVSSLPDVPDAPDTEPDSRTNWNALDYFKQYFSEEFYRNMHEMTEVGYHQRKGTVLNSNAAEMKNFIGATFMMSCLGYPQIRLYWARQTRVAAIADVLTRDRFFLLRKNIKVVNDLEISDEKKKADRLWRLRPFIEMIRTACLQLPRSPSASIDEQIIPFTGRTTLKQYVPGKPHPTGLKNFVLSSPSGMVLDFEIYQGKSALAANRSELGVGACAVLRLSQSMPAGSSLFFDRYFTSAPLLRHLSSQGLRGTGTIMKNRLPKDCKLPDDKALVKKGRGSFCQTVNVADGICLVKWVDNKTITFASSHIGEEPVGECKRWCKKERVYKDVPRPAIVEEYNKNMGGVDLCDRMVSLYPSKARTTRWTVRALSFLADVAVVNAWLQYKEDCQLLRIASKNTLSLLDFKLVIAHHLLRAESDVGEDDDEPPPKRPASKTTPLPPASFRTAGATHMPELSLQKSASRCRNPLCSERTKFRCTRCDIFLCITSSRNCFKQFHS, via the exons CAACCTGATGTTTCCTCTTCAG aCGACTCGGACGAGCAAGATTCCGACAGTGAGCCATCAACAAGTATGGGGAAATTCCCTCCTTGGAGGCATGCTCCATTTGTGTCATCACTGCCTGATGTTCCGGATGCGCCAGATACTGAGCCAGATTCTAGAACCAATTGGAATGCTCTGGACTATTTCAAGCAATATTTTTCAGAAGAGTTTTACCGAAACATGCATGAAATGACTGAGGTGGGCTATCATCAAAGAAAAGGGACTGTGCTGAATAGCAACGCTGCCGAAATGAAAAATTTCATAGGGGCGACGTTTATGATGAGTTGCTTGGGATACCCACAGATACGACTTTATTGGGCTAGGCAAACACGAGTTGCTGCTATTGCTGATGTTCTGACTCGTGACCGCTTCTTCTTGTTGCGAAAAAACATAAAAGTTGTCAATGACTTGGAAATCAGTGACGAGAAGAAGAAAGCCGACCGGCTGTGGAGATTGAGACCGTTCATTGAAATGATAAGGACGGCTTGCCTCCAGCTGCCAAGAAGCCCGTCAGCAAGCATAGACGAGCAAATTATACCATTTACAGGCAGAACGACACTGAAGCAATACGTCCCTGGTAAACCTCATCCAACAGGACTGAAGAATTTTGTGCTCTCCAGCCCAAGTGGAATGGTTCTGGACTTCGAAATATATCAGGGAAAGTCTGCACTCGCAGCGAACAGATCTGAGCTGGGTGTAGGTGCTTGTGCTGTGCTTCGGTTGTCACAGTCCATGCCAGCAGGCAGTTCTTTATTTTTTGACCGCTACTTCACTAGTGCACCGCTGCTTCGGCACCTCTCGAGCCAAGGCCTGCGTGGAACTGGCACAATAATGAAGAATCGCCTACCAAAGGATTGCAAGCTACCTGATGACAAAGCTTTGGTTAAGAAAGGCCGGGGATCTTTTTGCCAAACCGTGAATGTGGCTGATGGCATTTGCCTCGTTAAGTGGGTCGACAACAAGACCATTACATTCGCTTCTTCACACATTGGTGAGGAGCCAGTAGGAGAATGCAAAAGATGGTGCAAAAAGGAGAGAGTCTATAAGGATGTACCTCGGCCGGCTATCGTCGAAGAGTACAATAAGAACATGGGAGGCGTTGACCTCTGTGATAGAATGGTGAGCCTCTACCCAAGCAAGGCAAGGACAACGCGCTGGACTGTTCgtgctctttcttttcttgcggACGTGGCCGTAGTTAATGCATGGTTGCAGTACAAAGAAGACTGTCAACTCCTGCGAATTGCAAGCAAGAACACGCTTAGTCTGCTCGACTTCAAGCTTGTAATTGCTCATCACTTGCTGAGAGCGGAATCGGATGTGGGCGAAGACGATGATGAGCCGCCACCGAAGCGCCCTGCCAGTAAAACAACACCGCTGCCTCCCGCCTCTTTCCGGACAGCCGGGGCAACACACATGCCCGAACTTTCATTACAAAAGTCCGCATCGAGATGCCGTAACCCCTTGTGTAGTGAACGCACGAAGTTTCGTTGCACTCGCTGTGACATTTTTCTTTGtattacttcttcaagaaactgTTTTAAACAGTTTCATAGCTAG